In Topomyia yanbarensis strain Yona2022 chromosome 2, ASM3024719v1, whole genome shotgun sequence, one DNA window encodes the following:
- the LOC131684587 gene encoding cytochrome P450 4C1-like: MFGLLFALFMIMTLSYYYHFRRSRKRLYELAAKFPGPLDLPLIGILHLAFRGGPTETLNHLLQYLHKLPTPMRAWFGPFLFIVIDQPEHLAIVLNSQDCIKRASVYQFMGLEKGVFNAAPDLWRKLRKQLNPSFAVPALKSFVPIFNEKADLLVKNLECMVGEKPFDLLYQASEYMLATSAINSLGVDMDDDSNYKQRYLKNAERLFTLVMNRIFKAWLYPKCIYKLTSSYREEMSHRDMLQEVSKKVFAMRKEAKRKESRSATSADRDENNFRRPQIFIDKLECIADEMGILDEDGVIQNLDTFIFASNDTTSSAMATTVLMLAMHPKMQERVFQEVISNVPGSNIDYDDLSKLVYLEMVIKETIRLFPIVPAIGRMCEKELQIGEFIIPANAQILIPVVKINRNKTVWGELTDQFDPENFSSENCAKRHPYAYLSFSGGIRNCIGIKYAMIAMKIGLVKLIKSYVFATDLSLADVRFHFSIVRHISNALVRLEKRETQVSLS, from the exons ATGTTCGGTCTTTTGTTCGCATTGTTCATGATCATGACACTTTCTTACTACTATCATTTCCGGAGGTCGCGAAAGCGATTATACGAATTGGCGGCCAAGTTTCCAGGACCGTTAGATTTACCATTGATCGGTATCCTGCACTTAGCCTTCCGAGGAGGCCCAACGGAAACATTGAACCATTTGCTTCAGTACTTGCACAAGCTACCGACGCCGATGCGGGCATGGTTCGGACCATTCCTCTTTATTGTCATAGATCAACCGGAGCATCTGGCTATCGTCCTGAACTCTCAGGACTGCATCAAACGAGCAAGTGTATACCAATTCATGGGACTTGAGAAGGGAGTGTTCAATGCAGCGCCGGATCTGTGGAGGAAACTTCGGAAGCAACTCAATCCTTCGTTTGCTGTTCCTGCCTTGAAAAGTTTTGTGCCCATATTTAACGAAAAGGCTGACTTACTAGTGAAGAATTTGGAGTGCATGGTCGGAGAGAAACCATTCGATCTTTTGTATCAGGCGAGTGAATATATGCTCGCGACGAGTGCGATCAATTCGTTGGGAGTGGATATGGACGATGACAGTAATTACAAGCAACGCTATTTGAAGAACGCTGAACG ATTGTTCACACTCGTAATGAATCGCATTTTCAAGGCGTGGCTATATCCTAAATGTATCTATAAACTAACATCTAGCTACCGGGAAGAGATGAGCCACCGTGACATGCTTCAAGAAGTGTCGAAAAAG GTGTTCGCAATGCGTAAGGAGGCTAAACGGAAGGAGTCGAGATCAGCGACAAGTGCCGACCGTGATGAGAACAATTTCCGCCGTCCACAGATTTTCATCGACAAACTGGAGTGTATTGCCGACGAAATGGGAATTCTGGACGAGGATGGCGTGATACAGAACTTGGACACGTTCATATTCGCCAGCAACGATACGACGTCGTCCGCCATGGCTACAACTGTGCTCATGCTGGCAATGCATCCGAAAATGCAAGAAAGGGTCTTCCAGGAAGTTATCAGTAATGTTCCAGGTTCTAACATCGATTATGACGATTTATCTAAGCTCGTCTATTTGGAAATGGTTATCAAGGAAACGATCCGTTTGTTCCCTATTGTACCAGCAATTGGacgcatgtgcgagaaagaatTGCAAATTGGCGAGTTCATAATTCCAGCAAACGCTCAAATTTTGATTCCGGTAGTAAAGATCAATCGGAATAAAACCGTCTGGGGTGAATTGACTGATCAATTCGATCCGGAAAATTTCTCTTCGGAGAACTGTGCAAAGCGACACCCATACGCTTATCTTAGCTTCAGTGGGGGGATTAGAAACTGTATAGGTATCAAGTATGCAATGATAGCCATGAAAATCGGTCTTGTCAAACTTATAAAGAGCTATGTATTTGCAACTGACTTGTCGTTGGCTGATGTTAGGTTTCATTTTTCGATTGTGCGGCACATTTCGAACGCATTGGTAAGACTAGAAAAGCGTGAAACACAAGTGTCACTCAGTTAA